A DNA window from Daucus carota subsp. sativus chromosome 3, DH1 v3.0, whole genome shotgun sequence contains the following coding sequences:
- the LOC108210887 gene encoding uncharacterized protein LOC108210887, with product MVDELMVDDAKQDENCFAIDPPPPPPEQKGPRKCEMAVDSIDNKVAFGVAFEEGDEMRHLQPGFVRVAVDGSIKDDALVPVPIVGEIETVHQAIGSHLAWPKDMIIFTGATCSEKKKKPQSEVQRVHALFNSVKPKEDVPPRFRVLYKFAKTVMKESGNSIPVPCDVDIFGIERTIYLLDESVLSLLEFKMIGQAVISTYMT from the exons ATGGTGGATGAATTGATGGTAGATGATGCCAAACAGGATGAAAATTGTTTTGCTATTGACcctcctccacctccaccaGAACAGAAG GGTCCGCGCAAATGTGAGATGGCAGTGGACAGCATTGATAATAAAGTTGCTTTTGGTGTTGCTTTTGAAGAGGGAGATGAAATGAGGCATCTACAACCCGGATTTGTTCGTGTCGCGGTGGACGGAAGCATCAAGGACGATGCCCTGGTTCCTGTACCGATAGTTGGTGAGATAGAAACCGTCCACCAAGCTATTGGCTCTCATTTAGCATGGCCAAAGGACATGATCATTTTCACCGGAGCTACTTGTTCTGAG aaaaagaaaaaaccgCAAAGTGAGGTGCAGAGAGTGCATGCGCTTTTTAATTCGGTGAAGCCGAAGGAGGATGTGCCTCCTCGCTTTAGGGTGTTGTACAAATTTGCAAAAACAGTGATGAAAGAAAGTGGAAACTCGATACCAGTTCCATGTGATGTTGATATCTTTGGAATCGAAAGAACTATTTATCTACTCGATGAGAGTGTGCTTTCACTGTTAGAGTTTAAAATGATTGGGCAGGCGGTCATATCAACATATATGACGTAA